The Pseudanabaena yagii GIHE-NHR1 genomic interval AGGAATATTTAGATTTTGTTGCAGGCATCGCTACCTGTACGTTGGGACACGCGCATCCTGCGATGGTCAAGGCTGTAACCGATCAAATCCAAACTTTGCATCATGCTTCTAATTTGTTTTATTTTGCGCCCCAAGGTCAATTAGCTAAATGGCTGGTGCAAAACTCCTGCGCGGATAAAGCATTTTTCTGTAATTCTGGTGCAGAAGCTAATGAAGGCGCAATCAAATTAGCGCGTAAATATGCCCATACCAAACTTGGCATTGATGATCCCGTAATTTTGACCGCTAATGCTAGCTTTCATGGACGCACCCTCGCTACAGTAACCGCAACAGGTCAGCCCAAGTATCACAAGAACTTTGCGCCCCTTGTCGCAGGGTTTGACTACATTACTTACAACGATATCGCTGCCCTTGAAGCGGTGGTGAAAAAATATGAGGGTAGATTGGCGGCGATCATGCTCGAACCGCTGCAAGGTGAGGGTGGTGTCAACCCCGGCGATCGCGCTTATTTTGCCCGTGTGCGTGAACTATGTGATGAAACCAAAGCATTACTAATTATTGATGAAGTGCAAGTGGGCATGGGTCGCAGTGGAATGCTCTGGGGCTACGAAAATCTGGGCATTCAACCTGACATTTTCACCTCAGCAAAAGGTTTAGGTGGCGGCATTCCCATCGGCGCATTGTTGAGTAAAGCTCATTGTGCAGTATTTGAAGCAGGCGATCACGCCAGTACCTTTGGTGGTAATCCCTTTGCCTGTTCCGTAGCCCTT includes:
- a CDS encoding aspartate aminotransferase family protein; its protein translation is MSPTTLEVQSQSQVDANPATDAIAEFNQYVMSTYARFPIALERGEGCRVWDSTGKEYLDFVAGIATCTLGHAHPAMVKAVTDQIQTLHHASNLFYFAPQGQLAKWLVQNSCADKAFFCNSGAEANEGAIKLARKYAHTKLGIDDPVILTANASFHGRTLATVTATGQPKYHKNFAPLVAGFDYITYNDIAALEAVVKKYEGRLAAIMLEPLQGEGGVNPGDRAYFARVRELCDETKALLIIDEVQVGMGRSGMLWGYENLGIQPDIFTSAKGLGGGIPIGALLSKAHCAVFEAGDHASTFGGNPFACSVALAVCDTMVKDNLIANARERGQQLRTGLQAIAEKYPQHIASVRGWGLIDGLVLQESSNIQARDVVAAGIEHGLLLVPAGIKVVRFVPPLTVSAAEVDQALAIVEQAIASFAS